DNA from Clarias gariepinus isolate MV-2021 ecotype Netherlands chromosome 8, CGAR_prim_01v2, whole genome shotgun sequence:
aTGCAGAGAACACACTAAAGTCAGACCGATCCACTCATTTGACTTCCAACACAGCGGTGAAGCAATCAAGCCCACAAGATATGATGCATCTCCATCACTAACAAAAAGGCCTCCTCCTTGAGTGCCAGGCAGACAACGGGCATCTGTCAAGATCAATGCATTCTCCTTTCCAGCCAGGTTGCTCACGATGCCTTTGCTCAGTGTGCTCATGAAAAGATCTGGACAGAAAGAACCAAACGGAGACCCACACGCCAGGACAGAACATCCCTTTGTAAGCACTGTACTCTGTAACCAAGGCACAGGATCAACATGGGTATTTGTGGTCATTTTCAGCACTGCAAACCAACTCATGAAATTCGAGTCATAGATGATTTCATTGTCCTCATTACAATCAGTAAACTTCCACTGATCAGAGTCAGCAAACAGCTTTTGAAAAGCTTCCTGGAACTCCATGCAGTTAATCATCATGAGTAGCTCAGCAGGTCTGTGGCACATCAGTGGCATGGACCTCTGGCTTGTGCATTGGTTCACCTTTCCGTCTATGTGATCTATGTAAACCTGAATTTTGTTGCTAAATTCATAAGGACTTAACATAGTGAGGTTTTGACGTATACAATCTTTATTTCGTAGGAAAGGCGAGAGCAGCATCCCGCTGCAGAGCACAAGTCCTGACTGATAGCTCAACACCACTCCACTGCAGCTCAGAGGATTTCCACTCGGCTGCTTCTTCTCACTGCAGCTGCTCTCAGAAACAGTGACAACACAACACATCTCCTCGATagacattctttttttatataccctgtcaaataaaatattctaaaataCAGAATTAATCTGAACTCATCTCACGCGTTGAAATGAACTTTCGACCCAATAACACGTCGCCTAATTTTACTTCTTCGCTCGGTCTCAGATAAAATAAAGCAACCCGAGTTAAGAACAGCACCAATATAACCAATAAACAAAGTCAAACGCCTTCAGCTCTTCCTGTTTTACATTTCATGTAAAGCACAGCCATTGCTACAAACCACAACGCTGTTGCTCTGCCAACATGGCTAGTCAGTGCATAGACATTAAAAGCGTGTCAATGTTTCTGAAAAGAGACATAAAGCTCTTCCGGCTTTGATCTCATTGGTCGTTGTACACGCCTCCGTGGTTTCCCATTGGTCCGTAAGTGTAACTTACCAGTATCTTGTTTGCTGATTGGAGCAGGATCAAAACCTAATGGTTTTAGATTAAACTTTTACGTTGTGTAAGTctcgtttattattattattatttttttttttacaacgcTCTTGTTCATGAGAATAACACGCAAATATTTAATAAGTTCTCACACCAATGTACACCGTATGGCctaaagtttgtggacacctgccCATCAAACCATTTGCACACCCCGTATGATATTAAGTCCTACTTTGCTTTGTGCTCATTTTGCCACAAAAGCACTAGTGACGTTATTCACTGATGATGGTTGAGGAGGCCATGGGGTTCAGCTTTCTATTTCATCACAGctaggttgaggtcagggctctgtgcaggacacttggGATCCTCTACTCCAACCATGGCAAAACATGTCTTCATGaaacccgttttttttttttttttttttttttgcgcacaggaacattgtcatgctggaacatttTTGGGGCCCTCATCTCCAGTGAAGGGAAGCTGTAAATCAACTTTGTGCTTTAGATTTGGTGAATCTGTTTTTGGGAACCCCCACATGTGGATGCGATGGTCAGGTGTTTttggttg
Protein-coding regions in this window:
- the tysnd1 gene encoding peroxisomal leader peptide-processing protease, with amino-acid sequence MSIEEMCCVVTVSESSCSEKKQPSGNPLSCSGVVLSYQSGLVLCSGMLLSPFLRNKDCIRQNLTMLSPYEFSNKIQVYIDHIDGKVNQCTSQRSMPLMCHRPAELLMMINCMEFQEAFQKLFADSDQWKFTDCNEDNEIIYDSNFMSWFAVLKMTTNTHVDPVPWLQSTVLTKGCSVLACGSPFGSFCPDLFMSTLSKGIVSNLAGKENALILTDARCLPGTQGGGLFVSDGDASYLVGLIASPLCWKSNEWIGLTLVCSLHLILKNMLQTVNSLQLLREISTPSFSDLHCVPLDARKTSEKGKYPMVVVVECGQVWGSGIVLNHHLVLTCRHVVNGREFPEVTFNFSQRPQTVKSRVLYSTKESSPYDIAIVQLQEPFSNVTVPQLCTSCLPGEDVLVLGYGALGKTCGPSLTSGILSRVVHLRNKPVMLQTTCAVNCGASGGAVVRAKTGELLGIVSSNTRDFAAKVTYPHLNFSIPVSVFEPLLSRFAQTQDPAVFQELDSAEDEIKRVWRLQISQSKL